The following proteins come from a genomic window of Larus michahellis chromosome 28, bLarMic1.1, whole genome shotgun sequence:
- the LRRC4B gene encoding LOW QUALITY PROTEIN: leucine-rich repeat-containing protein 4B (The sequence of the model RefSeq protein was modified relative to this genomic sequence to represent the inferred CDS: inserted 1 base in 1 codon; deleted 2 bases in 1 codon), protein MAAPPSRRMRPPPLSSSPPSPPSPPLLLLVVALVALVAPAAPAAAPTSCPAACSCSNQASRVICTRRELLEVPTSISVNTRYLNLQENHIQVIRTDTFKHLRHLEILQLSRNLVRKVEVGAFNGLPNLNTLELFDNRLTTVPTQAFEYLSKLRELWLRNNPIESIPSYAFNRVPSLRRLDLGELKRLEYISEAAFEGLVNLRYLNLGMCNLKEIPNLTALVRLEELELSGNRLGRVRPGSFQGLGSLRKLWLMHARVAAVERNAFDDLKALEELNLAHNELASLPHDLFAPLHRLERVHLHHNPWRCDCDVLWLSWWLRETVPSNTSCCARCHAPPALRGRYLGELEXGHFTCYAPVIVEPPADLNVTEGMAAELKCRTGTAMTSVNWLTPNGTLMTHGSYRVRISVLHDGTLNFTNVTVQDTGQYTCMVTNAAGNTTASATLNVSAADAAAAAAAAAAATGYTYFTTVTVETTDAGGEEPAPQTAPAPTAGWEAAGGSTAAPATRATGKPFTVPITAVAAAGAGGGLQDLDDVLKTTKIIIGCFVAITFMAAVMLVAFYKLRKQHQRHKHRGPARAVEIVNVEDELAGGGGGGGGGGGGGGGGGPGDNRLALPALERDHLDRYAAFAAHYGNSSGGGGGALGCGKNPLLNSVHEPLLFKSPSKENVQETQI, encoded by the exons ATGGCGGCCCCGCCGTCCCGTAGGATGCGGCCGCCGCCGCTGTCGTCCTCGCCGCCGTCACCGCCGTCACCGCCGCTGCTCCTGctggtggtggccctggtggccctggtggccccggcggccccggcggcggctcccACCTCTTGCCCGGCGGCTTGTTCTTGCAGCAATCAGGCCAGTCGGGTCATCTGCACCcggcgggagctgctggaggtgcccACCAGCATCTCGGTCAACACGCGGTACCTGAACCTGCAGGAGAACCACATCCAGGTCATCCGCACCGACACCTTCAAGCACCTGCGGCACCTGGAGATCCTCCAGCTGAGCCGCAACCTGGTGCGGAAGGTGGAGGTGGGGGCCTTCAACGGCCTCCCCAACCTCAACACCTTGGAGCTTTTCGACAACCGCTTGACCACCGTCCCCACCCAGGCCTTCGAGTACCTCTCCAAGCTGCGGGAGCTCTGGCTGCGCAACAACCCCATCGAGAGCATCCCCTCCTACGCCTTCAACCGCGTCCCTTCCCTGCGGCGCCTGGACCTGGGCGAGCTCAAGCGTTTGGAGTACATCTCGGAAGCCGCCTTCGAAGGCTTGGTCAACCTGCGCTACTTGAACCTGGGGATGTGTAACCTCAAGGAGATCCCCAACTTGACGGCGCTGGTGAGGTTGGAGGAACTGGAGCTTTCGGGCAATCGGTTGGGGCGCGTCCGTCCCGGTTCTTTCCAAGGTTTGGGCAGCTTGAGGAAGCTGTGGTTGATGCACGCCCGGGTGGCGGCGGTGGAACGCAACGCCTTCGACGACCTCAAAGCGTTGGAAGAGCTGAACCTGGCCCACAACGAGCTGGCCTCGCTGCCCCACGACCTTTTCGCCCCCTTGCACCGCCTGGAGCGGGTCCACCTGCACCACAACCCCTGGCGTTGCGACTGCGACGTCTTGTGGTTGAGCTGGTGGTTGAGGGAGACGGTGCCCAGTAACACCAGTTGCTGCGCCCGGTGCCACGCGCCGCCGGCGTTGAGGGGACGGTACCTGGGGGAGCTGG CCGGACATTTCACCTGCTACGCCCCCGTCATTGTGGAACCCCCGGCCGACCTCAACGTCACCGAAGGCATGGCGGCCGAGCTCAAGTGCCGCACCGGCACCGCCATGACCTCCGTCAACTGGTTGACGCCCAACGGGACCTTGATGACCCACGGCTCCTACCGGGTGCGGATCTCCGTCCTGCACGACGGCACCCTCAACTTCACCAACGTCACCGTGCAGGACACGGGCCAATACACCTGCATGGTGACCAACGCCGCCGGCAACACCACCGCCTCCGCCACCCTCAACGTCTCGGCCGccgatgccgccgccgccgccgccgccgccgccgccgccaccggttACACCTATTTCACCACCGTCACGGTGGAAACCACCGACGCTGGCGGCGAGGAACCGGCCCCGCAAACCGCCCCGGCCCCCACCGCCGGTTGGGAAGCGGCCGGCGGTTCCacggcagccccggccacccgCGCCACCGGCAAACCCTTCACCGTCCCCATcacggcggtggcggcggcgggggccggcggagGTTTGCAGGATCTGGACGACGTCTTGAAGACCACCAAGATCATCATCGGCTGCTTCGTGGCCATCACCTTCATGGCGGCCGTCatgctggtggccttctacaagcTCCGCAAGCAGCACCAGCGCCACAAGCACCGG GGGCCGGCGCGCGCCGTGGAGATCGTCAACGTGGAGGACGAGCTggcgggaggtggaggggggggcggcggcggcggcggcggcggcggggggggcggccccggggacaATCGCTTGGCCTTGCCGGCGTTGGAGCGCGACCACCTCGACCGTTACGCCGCCTTCGCCGCCCATTACGGCAACagcagcgggggcggggggggggccctgggctGCGGCAAGAACCCCCTGCTCAACTCCGTGCACGAACCCCTGCTCTTCAAGAGCCCCTCCAAGGAGAACGTGCAGGAGACCCAGATctga